From Scytonema millei VB511283, the proteins below share one genomic window:
- a CDS encoding ABC transporter ATP-binding protein: MPKPRNILRRLLAQLKQGSQVFQYTGKAVGLVWQTSRALTFVLAIVTVVAGLLPAAIAYVGKLIVDGVVLAHQSGLERDRLITLGYLGIEAVLVALLAGSQRGLTISQSLLRVLLGQKVNLLILQKALTLDLVHFEDSEFYDKMTRARREASSRPLSLVSSTFSIVQNAISLVTYGGLLLQFSFWAVIVLLLSAVPAFVAETRFAGQAFRLFRWRAPETREQTYLETLIAREDFAKEVKLYQLGAMLLERYRSTFNRLYGEDRDLTLRRGVWGYLLSLLSTATFYFAYAWIVMEAIAGRLSLGDMTMYLMVFRQGQTSFSSTLTSIGGMYEDNLYLSNLYEFLEQPIALPKGKATQGLIPGDGIRFENVSFIYPGSNKLALNNVSFRIRPGEKLAIVGENGSGKTTLIKLLTRLYNPDKGKILLDGLDLQAWDLGVLQRRIGVIFQDFIRYQFTVGENIGVGDVTRIEDRDLWQVAADKGMALPVIEQLPESFQTQLGKWFRGGQELSGGQWQKIALSRAFMRNKADILVLDEPTAAMDAEAEFQIFERLRSLTQNQMAILISHRFSTVRMADKIMVLSGGKVVEQGTHEELLQAGGRYAHLFRLQAAGYQ, from the coding sequence ATGCCAAAGCCACGAAACATCCTGCGAAGACTGCTAGCACAATTGAAACAAGGATCGCAGGTGTTTCAGTATACGGGAAAGGCAGTAGGATTAGTTTGGCAGACAAGTCGCGCCCTAACTTTTGTTTTGGCGATTGTCACCGTAGTAGCGGGTTTACTCCCAGCCGCGATCGCCTATGTGGGTAAATTGATCGTAGATGGTGTAGTTTTAGCTCATCAGTCAGGGTTAGAACGCGATCGCCTAATTACACTAGGATACTTGGGAATTGAGGCGGTTTTAGTCGCATTACTAGCAGGAAGTCAGAGAGGATTGACTATATCTCAATCTCTATTGCGAGTCTTGCTGGGACAAAAAGTCAATCTATTAATTTTGCAGAAGGCGTTAACTTTAGATCTCGTTCATTTTGAAGACTCAGAATTTTACGACAAGATGACTCGGGCGAGAAGAGAAGCTTCTAGTCGTCCGTTATCTTTAGTCAGTAGCACGTTTAGTATTGTCCAAAATGCGATTTCTCTTGTAACCTATGGCGGCTTGCTGCTACAGTTTTCTTTTTGGGCAGTCATAGTATTGTTGTTGTCAGCCGTACCTGCATTTGTTGCTGAGACGCGGTTTGCTGGGCAAGCTTTTCGCTTATTTCGTTGGCGTGCGCCGGAAACCAGGGAACAGACTTATTTAGAAACTCTGATCGCCCGCGAAGACTTTGCGAAGGAAGTGAAGTTATATCAGTTGGGGGCGATGTTGTTAGAACGTTATCGTTCGACCTTCAATCGGTTATATGGGGAAGATCGAGATTTAACTCTACGGCGCGGTGTGTGGGGATATTTATTAAGTTTGTTAAGTACGGCGACGTTTTATTTTGCCTATGCTTGGATAGTTATGGAAGCGATCGCCGGACGACTTTCACTTGGCGATATGACAATGTATTTAATGGTTTTTCGCCAAGGACAAACGAGTTTTTCTAGTACTTTAACTAGTATTGGCGGAATGTATGAAGACAATCTTTATTTATCTAATTTATACGAATTTTTAGAACAACCTATTGCTCTACCTAAAGGCAAAGCTACCCAAGGGTTAATCCCTGGTGATGGCATTCGATTTGAAAATGTCTCGTTTATTTATCCTGGTAGTAATAAACTTGCTTTGAACAATGTTTCGTTTCGGATTCGACCAGGAGAGAAACTGGCAATAGTTGGTGAAAACGGCTCTGGCAAAACGACTTTAATTAAATTACTAACTCGATTATACAATCCAGATAAAGGGAAAATTTTACTCGATGGTTTAGACTTGCAAGCGTGGGATCTAGGAGTTTTACAAAGACGAATTGGAGTCATATTCCAAGACTTTATCCGCTACCAATTTACTGTAGGTGAAAATATTGGTGTTGGTGATGTTACCCGCATTGAAGATAGAGATTTGTGGCAAGTAGCAGCAGACAAAGGAATGGCGCTACCTGTCATCGAACAGTTACCAGAAAGCTTTCAAACACAATTAGGTAAATGGTTTCGCGGCGGACAAGAATTATCGGGAGGACAGTGGCAGAAAATAGCTTTGTCTCGCGCTTTTATGCGAAATAAAGCTGATATTTTAGTTTTAGACGAACCAACAGCCGCTATGGATGCGGAAGCAGAGTTTCAAATTTTTGAACGCTTGCGATCGCTAACTCAAAATCAGATGGCAATTCTGATCTCCCACCGCTTTTCTACCGTGAGAATGGCAGACAAAATCATGGTTTTATCTGGGGGAAAAGTGGTAGAACAGGGAACCCACGAAGAATTATTGCAGGCAGGAGGACGTTATGCTCATCTATTTCGCCTGCAAGCAGCGGGATATCAATGA